A window of Roseburia hominis A2-183 genomic DNA:
ACCGATGAGCAAACCGCATAAGCTGGCTGGCTAGTAAGTTGCATTACAGGCTACAGTGGGGCTTAAGTAAGTTGCAACGGCATGTGCGTTAATACTTGTATCGGCTGGCAAGCTGCAGGGCTGAGTCTCACATGCACCCACAGGAGCTTTCTTGGTCAATCATTGTTTGCTGATGTTGTGCATAAGATCAAAACGGGTCTACAGAGGACTTTTTCTCTCTGTAGACCCGTTTTTGCGTACAATCTTCTATTTTTTTGACTTACATGGCTGCATTTTGGCTTCCGCCGGGTCTGGCAACACCTTTTTCCTCTCCCAGACCCGAAACTAATCTCTTTTCGGGTCTCACGGGCTGGTTTTTCATTCCCAGACCCGCGAACAGCCCTTTTTTCTTCCCACGCGCATAATAACAAGGTCCCGGCGGGTCTGGAGAGACGTTTTTTCTCTCTCAGACCCGCCGGAACCTTGCACAAGACCATTTTTCTTCTTAATATCCGGTCGGACGGTCTTTTTTCCCGACCTTGAGGCGCGACATCGCGCGCGCCAGCGATGCTTTGGAACGATAATACTCCTGAATGCTCTGTTTCTGGCGGAGCTGCTCCTGTGCACGCTCTTTTGCCTCCTCGGCACGCCGCACATCGATCTCCTCCGGGGACTCACAGGTGTCAACAATCACCATTGCACGGTTATTGATGATCTGTGCAAATCCGGTGCCTGTCACACCCACGATCTCCTCGCCTGTTTCGTCCGTGATGCGGATCTCGCCGATCTCAACGGCAAACACCATATTTTCGTGATGCGCCTGGATTGCTTTCTCTCCGTCATGCAGCGGCAGAACGACCTGCTCACATCTTCCGTCAAAAAAGACACGGTCACAGGCAATCACTTTCAGACTAAATGTATTCATGCCCCCATCTCCTTCGCACGCTCGATCACATCATCGATCGTACCTACATTGAAGAACGCTGCTTCCGGATACTCATCCATCTCACCGTCAATAATTGCCTTGAATCCTCTTACCGTCTCCTTAAGCGGCACATACTTGCCCGGCACGCCGGTAAAGTTCTCTGCCACGTGGAACGGCTGGGATAAGAACTTCTGGATCTTTCTTGCACGGTATACCACGAGCTTATCCTCCTCGGACAGCTCCTCCATACCGAGAATTGCAATGATATCCTGCAGTTCTGTGTACTTCTGTAAAATCTCCTGTACTCTTCTGGCAGTCTCATAGTGCTCTTTTCCAACGACGTCCTCCTCGAGGATACGGGAGTTGGACTCAAGCGGATCTACCGCCGGGTAAATACCCTGCTCTACGATCTTTCTGGAAAGTACCGTGGTGGCATCCAGATGTGCAAATGTCGTCGCCGGAGCCGGGTCTGTCAGGTCATCTGCAGGCACGTAAACAGCCTGTACCGAAGTAACAGATCCGTTCTTCGTGGAGGCAATCCGCTCCTGCAGTTCGCCCATCTCCGTCGCCAGGGTCGGCTGATAACCTACTGCGGACGGCATACGTCCAAGCAGCGCGGATACCTCAGATCCTGCCTGTGTAAAACGGAAAATATTATCGATGAACAGAAGTACATTCTGATGCTCCTCATCGCGGAAATATTCTGCCATCGTAAGTCCCGTCTCAGCAACTCTCATACGTGCTCCCGGCGGCTCGTTCATCTGTCCGAACACTAACGCCGTCTTATCCAGTACGCCGGATTCCTTCATCTCAGACCACAGGTCATTTCCCTCTCTGGAACGCTCTCCGACGCCGGTAAAAATGGAATATCCGCCATGCTCTGTCGCAATGTTGCGGATCAGCTCCTGAATCAATACCGTCTTACCGACTCCGGCACCTCCGAAGAGACCGATCTTACCGCCCTTTGCATACGGTGCCAAAAGATCGATGACCTTAATACCGGTCTCAAGCACCTCAACGACCGGGCTCTGGTCTTCAAAAGATGGCGGATCTCTGTGAATCACCCAGTGTTCCTCACCGTCAAGGCTTTCGCCTCCGTCGAGTGTATCTCCGAGCACGTTAAACAGTCTGCCCAGGGTCTTATTTCCAACCGGAACCTTGATACCGCCGCCCTCGGCAATAACCTCCATATCCTTGCATAAGCCCTCGCTTGCCGCGAGCATGATGCAGCGGACGGTATTATTGCCGATGTGCTGTGCAACCTCCATCACGCAGCGCTTTCCGTTGTTGTCCACTTCAAGCGCATCTTTAATATATGGAAGGTCATTATCTTCAAATTCTACGTCAACGACAGGTCCCATGACCTGTACAATTTTACCTTTCTTCATACAAGCTCCCTTCCGCTTTATTTCTTTTTCTTGTTCTTCTGCGCTTTCGCACCGCCGCTCACCTCTGTGATCTGCTGTGTGATCGCCGCCTGCCGTACCCGGTTGTACTCGATCGACAGCGTCTGTATCATGTCCTTCGCGCTGTCCGTTGCCGCCTGCATTGCCATCATTCTGGAATTATGCTCGCTGGCAAACGACTCTACCAGCGCACAGTAGATATATCCGGTGACATAGTTCGGTACTACATGCTCCAGAATCGCCTCCATGGATGACTCCACCCGGATCTCCTCCTGGTAGATATCCGCCGGGGCAGGATGCAGGAAGTCTTCCTTCACAAGCGGAAGAAGTTTCATCTTCTCCGCATTCATAGAAAAAGAGTTTTCCATCTTTGTGTAGATGATATATACCTCATCAAGCTCATTTTCCGCGTACAGATCCATGACGTGATCCGCAATGACACGCGCGCGGTGAAGCGACGGGTTCTGCACGGTATACTTGAACTCCGCATCCACCGCGAGACCCTCTTTCGCAAAATACTGGCGTCCGAGCTCGCCGACGACAAACAGCTTATTGTTCTCGCCCTGCGTGAAAAGCTCATGCGCCATCTTGATGACGTTGTGGTTGTATGCTCCTGCCAGACCCTTATCCGCAGTGATCACGATATATCCACGCCGCTTTTCTTCCTCCGGAATCTCCTTCTTCTGGTCGAAATAGCGGTTCTGCACCTCCGGAATGTGGCGCAGGAATCTGGAAATGGAACCCTGAAGTGCATAGAAATAAGGTTCCGTCTGCTCAAGCTTCTGCTTGGCACTGCGCAGTTTGGCAGAGGATATCATATACATGGCGCTTGTAATCTTCATGGTATCCCGGATACTTTTCATTCGCTTTTGAATTTCCTTGGTATTTGCCATGCTCTATCACCTGCTCTTATATTCTTTAACCGCCTCTACAATCTGCTCCGTAATCGCATCATCCAGCACTTTTTCCTCGTTGATCTTCGTCACAAGCTCCGCGTGCTGTACATGGATGTAATCTAACATACCCAGCTGGAATTCTTTCGTCTTTGCCGTGTCTACGTCCAGCATCAGACGCTTGTTGGCAGCGACCAGCGTGATGACCTGATCCGCCAGGCTCATTGGATGGCAGAGCGGCTGCTTTAACAGCTCCATCAGGCATTTTCCGTGCTGTAACTGCTCTTTTGTCATGTCGTCCAGATCGGATGCAAACTGTGTGAACACTTCCATCTCACGATACTGCGCCAGATCAATACGGATCGTACCGGACGCTTTCTTCATCGCCTTGGTCTGCGCCGCACCGCCGACACGGGATACGGAGAGACCGACGTTGACTGCCGGACGCATACCTGAGAAGAACAGATCACTCTCCAAAAAGATCTGACCGTCTGTGATGGAGATCACATTGGTCGGAATGTATGCGGATACATCGCCCGCCTGCGTCTCAATGATCGGCAGCGCCGTGATGGAACCTCCGCCCAGCTCATCGGAAAGCTTGCTGGAACGCTCCAGCAGTCTGGAATGCAGATAAAATACGTCTCCCGGATAAGCCTCACGTCCCGGAGAACGCTCCAGCAAAAGGGACAGTGCACGATATGCCACTGCGTGCTTGGAGAGGTCATCATATACGATGAGGACATCCTTGCCCTGATGCATGAAATACTCTGCCATAGCGGTTCCCGCATACGGTGCAATGTACTGTAACGATGCCGACTCGCTGGCTGTCGATGATAAAATGATGGAGTAGTCCATCGCATCATTCTTCGTCAATGTATTCACAAGCTTTGCTACGGTCGATGCCTTCTGACCGATCGCCACATAAATACAGATCACATCTTTTCCCTTCTGGTTCAAGATGGTATCTACTGCGATCGACGTCTTACCGGTCTGTCTGTCGCCGATAATCAGCTCCCGCTGCCCGCGTCCGATCGGGAACATGGCGTCAATCGCCAGAATACCGGTCTCGAGCGGCTGCTTGACCGACTGACGGTCAACAATGCCCGGCGCTTCCTGCTCGATCGGGCGGTAATCGTCCGCCGGAATATCTCCCTTGCCGTCGATCGGCGCTCCCAGTGCATTTACAATTCTTCCAAGATAGGCATTTCCGACCGGAACACCCGCCTTCTTCTTCGTGCGTGTGACCTTTGTGCCCTCTTTGATGCCGGTGTCTTTTCCGAGAATGATACAGCCGATCTGATCGCGCTTGATATCCTGCACCATACCTCTGACGCCATTCTCGAAGATCACGATCTCACCATACATGGCATGCTCAATGCCATAGATGGTCGCAATTCCGTCTCCTACCCAGATGACAGAGCCGACTTCCTGCTCACCGGTCACCATATCATAATTTTCTATCTCTGTTTTCAGTATGGAGATAATCTCCTCTGAATTTATGGAACCCACGTCATCACCTCCATGTCAATTTTTGTTCTAAATTCTTGATCCGCCCCCGGACGCTGTAATCTTCCACCAGATCTCCCGTCTCCAGCACAAATCCGCCGATCAGTTCCGGCTGTGTGCAGATGGTAAGCTCCACCGTCTCTCTGTGGTGCTTTGCGGCGAGATATGCTTTAATCTGTGCAAGCTGCTCCTCATCCGGTGTACCCGCGCAGTACATAACGGTCTTTAAAATTCCATTTGCCTCATCGTAGCAGCGCGTATACGCTTTAAAGACATCCTCCATCTCCGATACGTTTCCGTGGTCGCACATTTCTTTTAAGAAATTCCAGACCTCTTTCGGAAACAGCTGCTCGATCAGCCTGTGCTTTTCCCTGCCGGATACCACCGGACAGTCCAGCACGCGCGGCAATTCGCCAGTCAGTGAGAAAATCCGCTTCATCTCTTCCACAGTCTCTTTCTCCACGCCCAGCTCAAAAAGAACCGTTCCGTAATTATTTGCTGTTTGTGTCATTTAAACCACCCGTTTTCGCCAAAAACTGTTCATACATAAGCTTGTTCTGCGCTGCCTGATCCGTGTCGCCCAATACCTTAGCGGTTGCCGCCATGGCAAGTCCCGCAATCTGCGACTGCAGCTCCTGCACGGTTTTCTCACGCTCAAGGTCAATCGACTTGTGCGCGTTGGCAATAATTTTCTGCGCCTCTGTATCCGCTGCATCCATACGGCTCTCATACTCCGCCTGTGCGCTCTTTCTCGCCTTCTCAACGATCTGCGCCGATTCCTCATGCGCCTGCTTTAAGGCGTCCTCATACTGCGCTTTCAGCTCGTTTGCCTGCTCATTTACATGGCGTGCGTCCGCCATCTGCCCTTCGATCAGCTGCTTGCGCTGATCCATCACTTTCGTGACCGGTCCGATTAAAAATTTGCGGAGCCCCAGATATAATACGATC
This region includes:
- the atpC gene encoding ATP synthase F1 subunit epsilon → MNTFSLKVIACDRVFFDGRCEQVVLPLHDGEKAIQAHHENMVFAVEIGEIRITDETGEEIVGVTGTGFAQIINNRAMVIVDTCESPEEIDVRRAEEAKERAQEQLRQKQSIQEYYRSKASLARAMSRLKVGKKDRPTGY
- the atpD gene encoding F0F1 ATP synthase subunit beta, yielding MKKGKIVQVMGPVVDVEFEDNDLPYIKDALEVDNNGKRCVMEVAQHIGNNTVRCIMLAASEGLCKDMEVIAEGGGIKVPVGNKTLGRLFNVLGDTLDGGESLDGEEHWVIHRDPPSFEDQSPVVEVLETGIKVIDLLAPYAKGGKIGLFGGAGVGKTVLIQELIRNIATEHGGYSIFTGVGERSREGNDLWSEMKESGVLDKTALVFGQMNEPPGARMRVAETGLTMAEYFRDEEHQNVLLFIDNIFRFTQAGSEVSALLGRMPSAVGYQPTLATEMGELQERIASTKNGSVTSVQAVYVPADDLTDPAPATTFAHLDATTVLSRKIVEQGIYPAVDPLESNSRILEEDVVGKEHYETARRVQEILQKYTELQDIIAILGMEELSEEDKLVVYRARKIQKFLSQPFHVAENFTGVPGKYVPLKETVRGFKAIIDGEMDEYPEAAFFNVGTIDDVIERAKEMGA
- the atpG gene encoding ATP synthase F1 subunit gamma; this encodes MANTKEIQKRMKSIRDTMKITSAMYMISSAKLRSAKQKLEQTEPYFYALQGSISRFLRHIPEVQNRYFDQKKEIPEEEKRRGYIVITADKGLAGAYNHNVIKMAHELFTQGENNKLFVVGELGRQYFAKEGLAVDAEFKYTVQNPSLHRARVIADHVMDLYAENELDEVYIIYTKMENSFSMNAEKMKLLPLVKEDFLHPAPADIYQEEIRVESSMEAILEHVVPNYVTGYIYCALVESFASEHNSRMMAMQAATDSAKDMIQTLSIEYNRVRQAAITQQITEVSGGAKAQKNKKKK
- the atpA gene encoding F0F1 ATP synthase subunit alpha; protein product: MGSINSEEIISILKTEIENYDMVTGEQEVGSVIWVGDGIATIYGIEHAMYGEIVIFENGVRGMVQDIKRDQIGCIILGKDTGIKEGTKVTRTKKKAGVPVGNAYLGRIVNALGAPIDGKGDIPADDYRPIEQEAPGIVDRQSVKQPLETGILAIDAMFPIGRGQRELIIGDRQTGKTSIAVDTILNQKGKDVICIYVAIGQKASTVAKLVNTLTKNDAMDYSIILSSTASESASLQYIAPYAGTAMAEYFMHQGKDVLIVYDDLSKHAVAYRALSLLLERSPGREAYPGDVFYLHSRLLERSSKLSDELGGGSITALPIIETQAGDVSAYIPTNVISITDGQIFLESDLFFSGMRPAVNVGLSVSRVGGAAQTKAMKKASGTIRIDLAQYREMEVFTQFASDLDDMTKEQLQHGKCLMELLKQPLCHPMSLADQVITLVAANKRLMLDVDTAKTKEFQLGMLDYIHVQHAELVTKINEEKVLDDAITEQIVEAVKEYKSR
- the atpH gene encoding ATP synthase F1 subunit delta → MTQTANNYGTVLFELGVEKETVEEMKRIFSLTGELPRVLDCPVVSGREKHRLIEQLFPKEVWNFLKEMCDHGNVSEMEDVFKAYTRCYDEANGILKTVMYCAGTPDEEQLAQIKAYLAAKHHRETVELTICTQPELIGGFVLETGDLVEDYSVRGRIKNLEQKLTWR
- the atpF gene encoding F0F1 ATP synthase subunit B; its protein translation is MQLLRIDWNVIFTIVNLIVLYLGLRKFLIGPVTKVMDQRKQLIEGQMADARHVNEQANELKAQYEDALKQAHEESAQIVEKARKSAQAEYESRMDAADTEAQKIIANAHKSIDLEREKTVQELQSQIAGLAMAATAKVLGDTDQAAQNKLMYEQFLAKTGGLNDTNSK